From a single Phaenicophaeus curvirostris isolate KB17595 chromosome 23, BPBGC_Pcur_1.0, whole genome shotgun sequence genomic region:
- the LOC138730250 gene encoding CCN family member 2-like, protein MSGILGTVTWTLFLLLLAPGWVEPQACAYPCQCPSQPLQCPIGTSHVLDACGCCKVCARQLGELCSPQKPCDHHKGLYCDLSKTHRDSGICLAHEGATCDLLGKIYHNGESFQPTCKLQCICMDGAIGCIPLCSEDLRLPSPECPNPQRVKLRNNCCEEWICEEHRKENRFEPAMAVFREDPAHKPEQNNLQENCLVQTTEWSACSKSCGMGISTRVTNNNPQCRLEKETRLCMVRPCDFPMKNSKKGKKCIRTPKPRQRLHFKFSGCTSTRSYRPKFCGSCTDGRCCTPYVTSTVEVEFRCPEGDFFQRKMMFIKMCSCHYDCPRDNDIFLDTYRRRMIGDHVKTERQ, encoded by the exons GTAGAACCGCAGGCCTGCGCGTATCCATGCCAgtgtccctcccagcccctgcagtgCCCCATTGGCACCAGCCACGTGTTGGATGCCTGTGGTTGCTGCAAGGTGTGTGCCAGGCAGCTCGGTGAGCTCTGCTCCCCGCAGAAACCCTGCGATCACCACAAGGGACTCTACTGCGACCTCTCCAAAACCCACAGAGACAGCGGGATCTGCTTAG CTCACGAGGGCGCGACTTGTGACCTGCTGGGCAAGATCTACCACAACGGGGAGAGCTTCCAGcccacctgcaagctgcagtgcATCTGCATGGACGGGGCCATTGGCTGCATCCCCCTCTGCTCCGAAGACCTGCGGCTACCGTCCCCAGAGTGTCCCAACCCCCAGCGGGTGAAGCTTCGCAATAATTGCTGTGAAGAGTGGATTTGTGAggagcacaggaaggaaaacCGCTTTGAACCAGCCATGGCGG TTTTCAGGGAGGATCCAGCACACAAGCCAGAGCAGAATAACCTGCAGGAGAACTGCTTGGTGCAGACCACGGAGTGGAGTGCCTGCTCCAAGAGCTGCGGCATGGGCATATCTACCCGAGTGACCAACAACAATCCCCAGTGCCGCCTGGAGAAGGAGACACGGCTCTGCATGGTCCGGCCCTGTGACTTCCCCATGAAGAACTCTAAG AAGGGGAAGAAGTGCATACGGACCCCAAAGCCACGTCAGAGACTCCACTTCAAGTTTTCAGGCTGCACCAGCACCCGTTCCTACCGGCCCAAGTTCTGTGGCAGCTGCACGGACGGCCGCTGCTGCACCCCGTACGTCACCAGTACTGTGGAGGTGGAGTTCCGCTGCCCCGAGGGAGACTTCTTCCAGCGGAAGATGATGTTCATCAAGATGTGTTCCTGCCACTATGACTGCCCTCGAGACAATGACATCTTCCTGGACACGTACCGCAGGAGGATGATTGGAGACCATGTGAAGACAGAGAGGCAGTAG